One genomic window of Sodaliphilus pleomorphus includes the following:
- a CDS encoding nitroreductase family protein — MKIYKLLLAATLLAACSPTSEAQVLPKPQVAGGMPLMEVMKARKSQRDIAPDKAVSRQDLSNMLWAAWGITHDGKRTIATAMNRQELDFYVVTATEIGKYDAASNTLTTVATGDYRTLAAKQGFAATAPVNIVIVGDGNKTDKPEFMNYAAGAASQNIYLYCAQAGLKTVLRYGCDREGLAKVMKLNDKQVILYVQTVGQ, encoded by the coding sequence ATGAAAATCTACAAGCTTCTACTGGCCGCAACGCTACTGGCCGCATGCAGCCCCACGAGCGAAGCCCAAGTGCTGCCCAAGCCGCAAGTCGCTGGCGGCATGCCACTCATGGAAGTCATGAAAGCACGCAAGAGCCAGCGCGACATTGCTCCCGACAAGGCCGTGTCGAGGCAAGACTTGAGCAACATGCTGTGGGCCGCATGGGGCATCACCCACGACGGCAAACGCACCATTGCCACAGCGATGAACCGCCAAGAGCTCGACTTCTATGTGGTCACTGCCACCGAGATAGGAAAATACGACGCTGCAAGCAACACACTCACCACAGTGGCCACCGGCGACTACCGCACACTGGCCGCCAAGCAAGGCTTTGCCGCCACAGCCCCCGTCAACATCGTGATTGTGGGCGACGGCAACAAGACCGACAAGCCCGAGTTTATGAACTATGCTGCCGGGGCAGCCTCACAAAACATCTACTTGTACTGCGCGCAGGCCGGCCTCAAGACCGTGCTGCGCTATGGCTGCGACCGCGAGGGCCTGGCCAAGGTCATGAAACTCAACGACAAGCAAGTGATACTCTACGTGCAAACGGTGGGTCAATAA
- a CDS encoding T9SS type A sorting domain-containing protein: protein MKKLLILLVVCAAVGVASQAWAVPEPVPAVENVAGVPSVKGGDGRIYFYAGSSDAVFSVYSITGQLVRTVKVNADTHATIDISKGFYIVRYYNVWSRKVVVK from the coding sequence ATGAAGAAGTTGTTGATACTATTGGTAGTGTGTGCCGCTGTAGGGGTGGCATCGCAGGCTTGGGCAGTGCCCGAGCCAGTGCCTGCCGTTGAAAATGTTGCGGGGGTGCCATCGGTCAAGGGTGGCGACGGCCGCATCTATTTCTATGCTGGCAGCAGCGATGCTGTGTTCAGTGTCTATTCTATCACTGGCCAGCTTGTGAGAACGGTGAAGGTGAATGCCGACACCCATGCCACAATCGACATTTCCAAGGGCTTCTACATCGTGCGCTACTACAACGTGTGGTCGCGCAAGGTGGTCGTTAAGTGA
- the cls gene encoding cardiolipin synthase produces the protein MILAELFPYAHAVFVVFTIIYVLTILSTIAVVISENRNPVKSLAWVTVLMLLPILGLFLYLFFGRSLKSVVIISRKNRLRLRSQEKLDTIDPSQLSLSDSSKQIIRLVNSIAEPHFFPGNHADIFTEGKQKYDALKRDLLSAKQYINLQYFIFSADEIGQEIANILIQKAHEGVKVRVIYDHVGSWSIASAFFKHLRKEGVEAYPFLRVTFPQLANRLNWRNHRKVVVIDGRVGYIGGMNVADRYVTGEHGRLPWRDTHLRLEGGVVKALQFSFAVDWNFMKRMLLTQPTQSYVVHPDDADGMQVLDSGPTGLWNGMSLVFLKAISLAKNCIYIQTPYFLPNDGQLKALQTAALAGVDVRIMIPRTPDSKVLRYSSFSYVKECLQAGIKIYFYNNRMLHAKCVIVDDEFVTTGSTNFDYRSFEHNFECNVLVYSKPFNARMKKIFLHDAKSSCTRIIMSHWKRRKWSQKALESLSRLLGPIL, from the coding sequence ATGATTCTCGCCGAGTTGTTCCCTTATGCTCATGCGGTATTTGTCGTTTTCACGATAATTTACGTCTTGACCATATTGAGCACAATAGCCGTTGTCATCTCTGAAAACCGCAACCCTGTGAAATCGCTGGCGTGGGTTACCGTGCTCATGCTGCTCCCCATACTGGGCCTTTTCCTCTATTTGTTTTTTGGCCGCAGCCTCAAGAGCGTGGTCATCATCTCTCGCAAAAATCGCCTGCGCTTGCGCAGCCAGGAGAAACTCGACACCATCGACCCCAGCCAACTCAGCCTGAGCGACAGCAGCAAGCAGATCATACGCCTGGTCAACTCCATCGCCGAGCCTCATTTTTTCCCGGGCAATCATGCCGACATTTTCACCGAGGGCAAGCAAAAGTATGACGCACTCAAGCGCGATTTGCTCTCGGCCAAGCAATACATCAATCTGCAATATTTCATCTTCTCGGCCGACGAGATAGGTCAGGAAATTGCCAATATTCTCATCCAGAAAGCGCACGAAGGCGTGAAAGTGCGGGTCATCTACGACCATGTGGGCTCCTGGAGCATTGCCTCTGCTTTTTTCAAGCACCTGCGCAAGGAAGGGGTCGAGGCCTATCCCTTCCTGCGGGTCACCTTCCCGCAGCTGGCCAATCGCTTGAACTGGCGCAACCACCGCAAGGTGGTGGTGATCGATGGCAGAGTGGGCTACATAGGCGGCATGAACGTGGCCGACCGCTATGTCACGGGCGAGCATGGCCGCCTGCCCTGGCGCGACACTCACCTCAGACTGGAGGGCGGCGTGGTCAAGGCCCTGCAATTCTCCTTTGCCGTCGACTGGAATTTCATGAAGCGCATGTTGCTCACGCAGCCCACGCAGAGCTATGTGGTGCACCCCGACGATGCCGACGGCATGCAGGTGCTCGACAGCGGGCCCACAGGCTTGTGGAACGGCATGTCGCTTGTCTTTCTCAAGGCCATATCGCTGGCCAAAAACTGCATCTACATCCAGACGCCTTATTTCCTGCCCAACGACGGACAGCTCAAGGCCCTGCAGACGGCAGCCCTCGCGGGTGTCGACGTGCGCATCATGATACCTCGCACCCCCGACAGCAAGGTGTTGCGTTACAGCTCGTTCTCCTATGTGAAAGAATGCCTGCAAGCAGGCATCAAGATTTATTTTTACAACAACCGCATGTTGCACGCCAAGTGCGTGATCGTCGACGACGAGTTTGTGACCACGGGGTCGACCAACTTCGACTACCGCAGTTTTGAGCACAACTTTGAGTGCAATGTGCTCGTCTACAGCAAGCCGTTCAATGCACGCATGAAGAAGATTTTCCTTCACGATGCCAAGTCGAGCTGCACGCGCATCATCATGTCGCACTGGAAGCGCCGCAAGTGGAGCCAGAAGGCCCTCGAGTCGCTCTCGCGGCTGCTCGGCCCCATTTTGTGA
- the ispE gene encoding 4-(cytidine 5'-diphospho)-2-C-methyl-D-erythritol kinase, with product MITFPNAKINLGLNIVARRPDGYHDIETVFYPVPLCDALEIVPAKGECTTLTCYGNKVDCPPESNLVMKACRLMQQHCSEVGPVDIYLYKHIPDGAGLGGGSSDAAHVLLMLNAMFALGLSKQELACMAAALGADCAFFIYNHPLMATGIGNVFSPAQVNLKGMTLLLVKPEVSVSTREAYARVTPAPAPEALATILSLPVSQWCNRLKNDFEPSVYAQYPSLRSIKSAIEQAGALYSCMSGSGSSIFGIFDSAIMAEQAARQFANIAHFVITLQA from the coding sequence ATGATAACATTTCCCAACGCCAAGATCAACTTAGGTCTCAACATTGTTGCCCGTCGCCCCGACGGTTACCACGACATCGAGACGGTGTTCTACCCGGTGCCCTTGTGCGACGCTCTCGAGATTGTGCCGGCCAAGGGGGAGTGCACCACGCTCACGTGCTATGGCAACAAGGTGGATTGCCCGCCCGAGAGCAATCTTGTGATGAAGGCCTGCCGCCTCATGCAGCAGCATTGCAGCGAGGTGGGCCCGGTCGACATCTATCTGTACAAGCACATCCCCGACGGGGCAGGCTTGGGCGGCGGCTCAAGCGATGCCGCCCATGTGCTCTTGATGCTCAACGCCATGTTTGCGCTTGGGTTGAGCAAGCAAGAACTGGCCTGCATGGCCGCTGCCTTGGGGGCCGATTGTGCCTTTTTCATCTACAACCATCCCCTCATGGCCACAGGCATAGGCAATGTGTTCTCTCCAGCCCAGGTCAATCTCAAGGGCATGACGCTGTTGCTGGTGAAACCCGAGGTCTCGGTGTCGACTCGAGAGGCCTATGCGCGGGTCACGCCCGCACCTGCGCCCGAGGCGCTTGCCACGATATTGAGCTTGCCAGTGTCGCAGTGGTGCAACCGGTTGAAAAACGACTTTGAACCCAGTGTATATGCCCAGTACCCGTCGTTGCGCAGCATCAAGTCGGCAATTGAGCAGGCCGGAGCGTTGTATAGCTGCATGAGCGGCAGTGGCTCGTCGATATTTGGCATTTTTGATAGTGCCATAATGGCAGAGCAAGCCGCCCGACAATTTGCCAATATAGCACATTTTGTCATTACGCTGCAAGCTTGA
- a CDS encoding nucleotide exchange factor GrpE produces the protein MSKKEQKQQETAKADDKQLHAEAQDAQASTAGTEAADKQQPAEGGDEKKQETPEEKIKRLEEELDHEKKEYLFLMAEFDNYRKRTLKEKGDLIRNGGEKVLAELLPVIDDFERAIDAIDKTSDIDSLKEGVNLIYNKFVKYLEKQQVKPMESTGKDFDSDIHEAVTTFPAQDESQKGKVIDTVLKGYTINDKVLRHAKVVVGQ, from the coding sequence ATGAGCAAGAAAGAACAAAAACAACAGGAAACTGCCAAGGCCGACGACAAGCAGTTGCATGCCGAGGCTCAGGATGCCCAGGCCAGCACTGCCGGCACCGAGGCTGCCGACAAGCAACAGCCTGCCGAAGGCGGCGATGAGAAAAAACAAGAAACTCCTGAGGAGAAAATCAAGCGCCTGGAGGAAGAGTTGGACCATGAGAAAAAAGAATACCTTTTCCTCATGGCCGAGTTTGACAACTACCGCAAGCGCACACTCAAGGAAAAGGGCGACCTCATCAGAAACGGAGGAGAGAAAGTCCTGGCCGAATTGCTCCCGGTGATCGACGACTTTGAACGTGCTATCGATGCAATCGACAAGACAAGCGACATCGACAGTCTGAAAGAGGGCGTCAACTTGATTTACAACAAGTTTGTAAAATACCTCGAGAAACAGCAAGTGAAGCCCATGGAGTCGACAGGAAAGGACTTCGACAGCGACATTCACGAGGCTGTGACCACCTTCCCCGCTCAAGACGAGAGCCAGAAGGGCAAGGTCATCGATACTGTGCTCAAGGGTTATACAATCAACGATAAAGTACTGCGTCACGCCAAGGTGGTTGTGGGTCAATAA
- the dnaJ gene encoding molecular chaperone DnaJ, whose product MAEKRDYYEVLGVDRNVTADELKKAYRKMAIKYHPDRQQGKTDAEKKAAEEKFKEAAEAYDVLSNPEKRARYDKYGFAGEQGAGGFSGQGMSMDDIFSQFGDIFGGGGFGDFFGGFGGGSRHSGGGRRVQRGTDLRVRVRVTLNDVAHGVEKKLKIPRMVSCEACHGTGAKNGTALHTCPTCGGSGVEVRVQRTILGQMQTQSTCHTCNGSGKVIQERCPECGGTGLVRKEDIVTVNIPAGVGEGMTLKMSGKGNEAPGGGIPGDLLIVIEEVSDPQLQRDGNDLIYNLMLDFPTAVFGGKVDVPTINGHARVTIQPGTQPGKVLRLRGKGLPSPDSYGTGDELINVMVYVPENLSSTEKKAIESLKDSPNVKPSESTKTRIFSRLRHIFDN is encoded by the coding sequence ATGGCAGAGAAAAGAGATTATTATGAAGTTTTAGGTGTCGATCGCAATGTCACGGCCGATGAGCTCAAGAAAGCCTACCGCAAGATGGCTATCAAGTATCATCCCGACCGTCAGCAGGGCAAGACCGATGCCGAGAAGAAAGCTGCCGAGGAGAAGTTTAAGGAGGCAGCCGAGGCCTACGACGTGCTGTCCAATCCCGAGAAGCGGGCCCGCTATGACAAGTATGGCTTTGCAGGCGAGCAGGGAGCCGGCGGCTTCAGTGGTCAAGGCATGTCGATGGACGACATCTTCTCGCAATTTGGCGACATCTTTGGCGGCGGTGGCTTTGGCGACTTCTTTGGCGGCTTTGGCGGCGGCTCGCGCCACAGTGGCGGCGGGCGTCGCGTGCAACGTGGCACCGACTTGCGTGTGCGTGTGCGTGTCACGCTCAACGATGTGGCCCACGGTGTTGAGAAAAAACTGAAAATTCCGCGCATGGTGTCGTGCGAAGCATGCCACGGCACTGGCGCCAAAAACGGCACTGCGCTGCACACCTGCCCCACATGCGGCGGCTCGGGCGTGGAAGTGCGCGTGCAACGCACCATACTGGGACAGATGCAGACACAGAGCACCTGTCACACTTGTAACGGCAGCGGAAAGGTCATTCAGGAGCGCTGCCCCGAGTGCGGCGGTACCGGCTTGGTGCGCAAGGAGGACATCGTTACGGTCAACATCCCGGCCGGAGTGGGCGAGGGCATGACCCTCAAAATGAGCGGCAAGGGCAATGAGGCTCCTGGCGGAGGCATCCCCGGCGACCTGCTCATCGTGATTGAAGAAGTGAGCGATCCGCAGCTGCAACGCGATGGTAACGACTTGATCTACAACTTGATGCTCGACTTCCCAACGGCAGTGTTTGGCGGCAAGGTCGACGTGCCCACCATCAATGGCCACGCCCGTGTCACCATCCAGCCTGGCACTCAGCCTGGCAAGGTGCTGCGCTTGAGGGGCAAGGGGCTGCCTTCGCCCGACAGCTATGGCACAGGCGACGAGCTCATCAATGTCATGGTCTATGTGCCCGAGAACCTGTCCAGCACCGAGAAAAAGGCCATCGAGTCGCTCAAGGACTCGCCCAACGTGAAGCCCAGCGAGTCGACCAAGACCCGCATCTTCAGCCGTCTACGTCACATCTTCGACAACTAA
- a CDS encoding putative porin has translation MRIPAAKYLFLALSLCVALSSLAKKKQAIAPSYSWSISDPLGLRYPAVIDTAYENYGLRFIPSLRSKAWSTTGNYGAQGQDMIFFNRPATSDFFFEDGLATWLPSVATQRFFNTRIPMTVLGHATGGNKYSNQDCTQVLFSGNVDKRIEVGGAVDYIYSKGSYDYQAAKNFRWSAFGSYIGDRYEMQAFINSYSSSNKESGGITNDLYIIDPAQVQGGESKVDPKDIPTRLTEAQNNLNGTEFYMNHRYKVGFYRYERDSVTDTIKGKTYVPVTSFIWTLDYKHNKHKFINASATQDTAYFDHTYLGYGGTRENQLYTKLRNTVGISMLEGFNKYAKFGFAVYATHELRRYTQVTDSVTGRVAAWPTADSLTVACPHKHTESDFTIGGQLTKQHGSILTYGATAEFGIAGPHVGDIDVTGDVATRFRLLKDTVTIKGYGYFKNKKAPYLLEHFVSNHFAWDNNFDKITRLRLGGVLDVPFSGSNVDVGYETLKNYVYFGSDGTPAQCGSPIHVLNATLKQNFAFKALHWENDLTFQTSSNSQVLPLPKFSVYSNVYVKFTIARVLHCQLGVDGNYYTRYYAPAYNPATMTFHNQNEVKCGNFAFMNAYANFRMKQARFFVMYSHVNKGIFGGNNYFNTPHYPLNPGRFQLGVIVDFIN, from the coding sequence ATGAGAATTCCCGCTGCCAAATACTTGTTTCTCGCCCTGTCGCTGTGTGTGGCCTTGAGCTCGCTTGCCAAGAAAAAGCAAGCGATAGCTCCGAGCTATTCGTGGTCGATAAGCGACCCGTTGGGTTTGAGGTATCCTGCCGTTATCGACACCGCCTATGAAAACTACGGGTTGCGATTCATCCCCTCGCTGCGCAGCAAGGCCTGGTCTACCACAGGAAATTACGGCGCCCAGGGGCAGGACATGATATTTTTCAATCGTCCTGCCACGAGCGACTTCTTCTTTGAGGACGGCCTGGCCACTTGGCTCCCCTCGGTGGCTACTCAGCGATTTTTCAACACGCGCATTCCCATGACCGTGTTGGGGCACGCCACTGGCGGCAACAAGTATAGCAACCAGGACTGCACCCAAGTGCTCTTCAGCGGCAATGTCGACAAGCGCATCGAGGTGGGCGGCGCTGTCGACTACATCTACAGCAAGGGATCCTACGATTACCAGGCCGCAAAAAATTTCAGGTGGAGCGCTTTTGGATCCTATATAGGCGACCGCTACGAGATGCAGGCCTTCATAAACAGTTACAGCAGTTCCAACAAGGAGTCGGGCGGCATCACCAACGACCTCTATATCATCGACCCGGCACAGGTGCAGGGCGGTGAGAGCAAGGTCGATCCCAAAGATATACCCACACGGCTCACCGAGGCACAAAACAACCTCAATGGCACCGAGTTTTACATGAACCACCGCTACAAGGTGGGTTTCTACCGCTACGAGCGCGACTCGGTGACCGACACCATCAAGGGCAAGACCTATGTGCCTGTCACCAGCTTTATATGGACACTCGACTACAAGCACAACAAGCACAAGTTTATCAACGCCTCGGCCACGCAAGACACAGCCTATTTCGACCACACCTATCTGGGCTACGGCGGCACCCGTGAGAATCAACTCTACACCAAGTTGCGCAACACGGTGGGCATCTCGATGCTTGAGGGCTTCAACAAGTACGCCAAGTTTGGCTTTGCCGTCTATGCCACCCACGAGCTGCGGCGTTACACCCAGGTTACCGACAGCGTGACAGGCAGGGTGGCTGCCTGGCCCACGGCCGACTCGCTCACCGTGGCCTGCCCGCACAAGCACACCGAGAGCGACTTCACCATAGGCGGCCAGCTCACCAAGCAGCACGGCAGCATTCTCACCTACGGTGCCACTGCCGAGTTTGGCATTGCCGGCCCTCATGTGGGCGACATCGATGTCACGGGCGACGTGGCCACCCGTTTCAGGCTGCTCAAGGACACCGTCACTATCAAGGGATACGGATATTTCAAGAACAAAAAGGCGCCCTATCTGCTTGAGCACTTTGTGTCCAATCACTTTGCTTGGGACAACAACTTCGACAAGATCACCCGCTTGCGCCTGGGCGGTGTGCTCGATGTTCCTTTCTCGGGCAGCAATGTCGATGTGGGCTATGAGACGTTGAAAAACTACGTCTACTTCGGCAGCGACGGCACTCCGGCACAGTGTGGGTCGCCCATTCATGTGCTCAATGCAACCCTTAAGCAAAATTTCGCTTTCAAGGCGTTGCATTGGGAAAATGACCTCACCTTCCAGACGTCGAGCAACTCCCAAGTGTTGCCCTTGCCCAAGTTCTCGGTCTACAGCAACGTCTATGTCAAGTTCACCATAGCCAGGGTGCTCCATTGCCAGCTTGGCGTCGATGGCAACTACTACACCCGTTATTACGCACCAGCCTACAATCCTGCCACGATGACTTTCCACAACCAGAATGAGGTGAAGTGCGGCAATTTCGCCTTCATGAACGCCTATGCCAACTTCCGCATGAAACAGGCCCGCTTCTTTGTGATGTACAGCCATGTCAACAAGGGCATTTTTGGCGGCAACAACTACTTCAACACGCCCCACTATCCGTTGAATCCTGGCCGTTTCCAGCTCGGCGTGATTGTGGATTTCATCAATTAG
- a CDS encoding NADH-quinone oxidoreductase subunit A yields the protein MVLIGIQSTTLAVTAVLTGAVLVAAALIIAYLIAPRSYTEQKGEPYECGIPTRGDNQAQFHVGYYLFAILFLMFDVETVFLFPWAVICKELKSSALLAVGTFLVILVLGLAYAWKKGALRWK from the coding sequence ATGGTTTTAATCGGTATTCAAAGTACAACCTTGGCGGTTACTGCTGTGCTCACTGGCGCTGTGCTGGTGGCTGCGGCGCTAATCATCGCTTATCTCATCGCGCCTCGCTCCTATACCGAGCAGAAAGGCGAGCCCTATGAGTGCGGTATCCCGACCCGTGGCGACAACCAGGCCCAGTTTCATGTGGGCTATTACTTGTTTGCCATTCTGTTCCTCATGTTTGACGTCGAGACCGTGTTTTTGTTCCCCTGGGCAGTGATATGCAAGGAGCTCAAGAGCTCGGCACTGCTTGCAGTGGGCACTTTCTTAGTGATTTTAGTTTTAGGCCTGGCTTATGCCTGGAAGAAAGGAGCTTTGCGATGGAAATAA
- a CDS encoding NADH-quinone oxidoreductase subunit B, with protein sequence MEIKRPKIKSMKWDDFKDNEYIDQLLEELNASGTNVVVGKFNQLLQWGHANSLWPLSFGTSCCAIEFMCLGAARYDMARFGAEVARNSPRQADYIMCMGTITYRMAPALVRLYEQMAEPKYVIACGACTVSGGPFKNSYCVVKGIDEIIPVDIYMPGCPPRPEAMFYGLMQLQRKIKISRWFGGDARKEKRAKFFEAKAAEEKDAALRAEMMKAAQQSKAPVLDL encoded by the coding sequence ATGGAAATAAAGAGACCCAAGATCAAGAGTATGAAGTGGGACGACTTCAAGGACAACGAGTATATCGACCAGCTCTTGGAGGAGTTGAATGCTTCGGGTACCAATGTTGTGGTTGGCAAGTTCAACCAGTTGCTGCAGTGGGGACACGCCAACTCGCTGTGGCCCCTCTCGTTTGGCACCAGCTGCTGCGCTATCGAGTTTATGTGCCTGGGCGCAGCCCGCTACGATATGGCCCGTTTCGGCGCCGAGGTGGCGCGCAACTCACCGCGGCAGGCCGACTACATCATGTGCATGGGCACCATCACCTATCGCATGGCACCGGCCCTGGTGCGACTCTATGAGCAGATGGCCGAGCCCAAGTATGTGATCGCCTGCGGTGCCTGCACCGTCTCGGGCGGCCCGTTCAAAAACAGCTACTGCGTGGTGAAGGGCATCGACGAGATCATCCCTGTCGATATCTACATGCCTGGCTGCCCGCCGCGCCCCGAGGCCATGTTCTACGGCCTGATGCAGCTGCAGCGCAAGATCAAGATTTCACGCTGGTTTGGCGGAGATGCCCGCAAGGAGAAACGTGCCAAGTTCTTTGAAGCCAAGGCTGCCGAAGAGAAAGATGCCGCACTGCGCGCCGAAATGATGAAGGCAGCACAGCAGAGCAAGGCCCCTGTGCTCGACCTGTAG
- a CDS encoding NADH-quinone oxidoreductase subunit D, whose product MADIQEKIAKLCPDAQFDTTGELLLVTVPDEKWHDLAKALKEQLGFDYLNAVVGVDWKDSLGCMYYLTNTETQDMLHVKVATTDRETPRLHTVSDLWAVANFQEREVYDFFGIEFINHPDMRRFFLRTDWVGHPLRKDYDADEKLNPIRLSAEPNEDDTYSLVEDQQGNVNRVEKKVFGPDEYVINIGPQHPSTHGVLRYRTSIDGELVKKVDVVSGYIHRGIEKMSESLTYQQCLLYSERMDYMAAHMNRHCLCLCIEKALGIEVPHRAELIRMMMDELMRLSSHLLSYGCLTMDQGATTAFFYPFRERELIYDIFDKNCGARMSMSYDTIGGVTMDVQPNFVTDVRHACDVIEAHIPEYHKLFSGNVIALGRMKGTGVLTKEQAINYAVGGPTGRASGFHCDVRKTHPYSLYNEVDFDEVVYNNGDSYDRYMLRLKEMEQSIKILRQCCDMMDKEEGNEYCAKVPKLIKLPKGHWYQQVEASRGPIGVYIESDGDPKPFQKPYRLHYQSPCFNLIGVVDLTCKDNLIADLITITASLDYVIPDIDR is encoded by the coding sequence ATGGCAGATATACAAGAAAAAATTGCCAAGCTCTGTCCCGATGCTCAATTTGACACCACTGGCGAGTTGCTGCTGGTGACTGTGCCCGACGAGAAATGGCACGACCTGGCCAAGGCCTTGAAGGAGCAGCTGGGCTTCGACTATCTCAACGCCGTGGTGGGCGTCGACTGGAAGGACTCGCTGGGCTGCATGTATTACTTGACCAACACCGAGACGCAAGACATGCTTCACGTGAAGGTGGCCACCACCGACCGCGAGACCCCGCGCCTGCACACGGTGAGCGACCTGTGGGCCGTCGCCAATTTCCAGGAACGTGAGGTGTACGACTTCTTCGGCATCGAATTTATTAACCATCCCGATATGCGGCGTTTCTTCTTGCGCACCGACTGGGTGGGACACCCCCTGCGCAAGGACTATGACGCCGACGAGAAACTTAATCCTATAAGACTCAGTGCAGAGCCCAACGAGGACGACACCTATAGCCTTGTCGAAGACCAGCAAGGCAACGTGAACCGTGTAGAGAAGAAAGTGTTCGGCCCCGATGAGTATGTCATCAACATAGGCCCTCAGCACCCCTCGACCCACGGCGTGCTGCGCTATCGCACCTCGATCGACGGCGAGCTCGTGAAAAAAGTCGACGTTGTGTCGGGTTACATTCACCGTGGCATTGAGAAAATGAGCGAAAGCCTCACTTACCAGCAGTGCCTGCTCTACAGCGAGCGCATGGACTACATGGCGGCTCACATGAATCGCCACTGCCTGTGCCTGTGCATTGAGAAAGCTCTGGGCATCGAGGTGCCGCACCGCGCCGAGCTCATCCGCATGATGATGGACGAGCTCATGCGCCTGTCGAGCCACCTGCTCTCCTATGGCTGCTTAACCATGGACCAGGGCGCCACCACAGCATTTTTCTACCCCTTCCGCGAGCGTGAGCTCATCTACGACATCTTCGACAAGAACTGCGGTGCACGCATGTCGATGAGCTACGACACCATAGGCGGCGTCACGATGGACGTGCAACCCAACTTTGTGACCGATGTGCGCCATGCCTGCGACGTGATCGAGGCTCACATCCCCGAGTATCACAAGCTCTTCTCGGGCAACGTGATTGCCCTGGGCCGCATGAAGGGCACTGGTGTGCTCACCAAGGAGCAGGCCATCAACTATGCCGTGGGCGGACCCACCGGCCGTGCCAGCGGCTTCCACTGCGACGTGCGCAAGACGCATCCCTACTCGCTCTACAACGAGGTCGACTTCGACGAGGTCGTCTACAACAACGGCGACAGCTACGACCGCTACATGCTGCGTCTCAAGGAAATGGAGCAGAGCATCAAAATACTGCGCCAGTGCTGCGACATGATGGACAAGGAAGAGGGCAACGAGTATTGCGCCAAGGTGCCCAAGCTCATCAAGCTGCCCAAGGGACACTGGTACCAGCAGGTCGAGGCCAGTCGTGGCCCCATAGGTGTCTACATCGAGAGCGACGGCGACCCCAAGCCCTTCCAGAAGCCCTACCGCCTGCACTACCAGTCGCCTTGCTTCAACCTCATAGGCGTGGTCGACCTCACGTGCAAAGACAACCTGATTGCCGACCTCATCACCATCACAGCTTCGCTCGACTATGTGATTCCCGACATCGACCGGTAG